A single region of the Hippoglossus hippoglossus isolate fHipHip1 chromosome 17, fHipHip1.pri, whole genome shotgun sequence genome encodes:
- the zgc:153615 gene encoding schwannomin-interacting protein 1 isoform X1: MDDYDVDMDEEEEGDLFMRKATAGHWWEDCGGDGNCDIHHQRGGRGCMVNSRSWAEELQDIFTPQAVDCYSGGRSRISSISAQRNERESIRQKLALGSFYDDEPVIYTSCSKNGPSSRLQGGVNLQVCFVNDSNSDKDSDAEDSRTETSLDTPLSPVSKQSSSLSDRDTAEEDSDPLDDCSGFWRVQRRLQEEARVALALARPMARMQVEVERQIQLHRRSPVADMLPHLPHISECLMKRNLRRGDMRDMSLGQLQVITNDLHSQIQSLNEELVQLLLMRDELHVEQDAMLVDIEDLTRHAHSHHRQQADKAISK, translated from the exons ATGGACGACTATGATGTGGACATggacgaggaagaagagggagactTATTCATGAGAAAGGCCACAGCAGGCCACTGGTGGGAGGACTGTGGTGGTGATGGCAACTGTGATATACATCaccagagaggggggagaggctGCATGGTAAACAGCCGCAGCTGGGCCGAGGAGCTCCAGGATATCTTTACACCACAGGCTGTAGACTGTTACAGCGGAGGGCGAAGCAGAATCTCCAGCATCTCT GCCCAGAGAAACGAGAGAGAGTCCATCAGGCAGAAACTTGCCCTTGGCAGTTTCTATGACGACGAGCCTGTCATCTACACCAGCTGCAGCAAGAACGGCCCATCCTCCCG gcTGCAGGGCGGGGTTAACCTTCAGGTGTGTTTTGTCAATGACAGCAACAGTGACAAAGACAGCGATGCGGAGGACAGCAGAACAGAGACCAGTCTGGACACGCCGCTGTCACCTGTG AGCAAGCAGAGCTCGTCATTGTCAGACCGGGACACGGCAGAGGAGGACTCGGACCCGTTAGATGACTGCAGCGGGTTCTGGCGGGTGCAGCGGAGACTGCAGGAGGAGGCCAGGGTGGCGTTGGCCCTAGCTCGACCCATGGCCCGcatgcaggtggaggtggagaggcaGATACAGCTGCACAGACGCTCACCTGTGGCTGACATG CTTCCCCATTTGCCTCACATCAGTGAGTGCTTGATGAAGAGGAATTTGAGGCGGGGGGACATGAGGGACATGAGTCTCGGACAGCTGCAAGTCATCACAAATGACCTACACTCACAGATCCAGA GTTTGAATGAAGAGCTGGTGCAGTTGCTGCTAATGAGGGATGAGCTGCATGTGGAGCAGGACGCCATGCTGGTGGACATAGAGGACCTCACCAG GCACGCTCACAGCCACCATCGACAGCAGGCAGACAAAGCCATCTCTAAATAA
- the zgc:153615 gene encoding schwannomin-interacting protein 1 isoform X2, with product MVHQEKRVYQAQRNERESIRQKLALGSFYDDEPVIYTSCSKNGPSSRLQGGVNLQVCFVNDSNSDKDSDAEDSRTETSLDTPLSPVSKQSSSLSDRDTAEEDSDPLDDCSGFWRVQRRLQEEARVALALARPMARMQVEVERQIQLHRRSPVADMLPHLPHISECLMKRNLRRGDMRDMSLGQLQVITNDLHSQIQSLNEELVQLLLMRDELHVEQDAMLVDIEDLTRHAHSHHRQQADKAISK from the exons ATGGTGCACCAGGAGAAACGCGTTTACCAG GCCCAGAGAAACGAGAGAGAGTCCATCAGGCAGAAACTTGCCCTTGGCAGTTTCTATGACGACGAGCCTGTCATCTACACCAGCTGCAGCAAGAACGGCCCATCCTCCCG gcTGCAGGGCGGGGTTAACCTTCAGGTGTGTTTTGTCAATGACAGCAACAGTGACAAAGACAGCGATGCGGAGGACAGCAGAACAGAGACCAGTCTGGACACGCCGCTGTCACCTGTG AGCAAGCAGAGCTCGTCATTGTCAGACCGGGACACGGCAGAGGAGGACTCGGACCCGTTAGATGACTGCAGCGGGTTCTGGCGGGTGCAGCGGAGACTGCAGGAGGAGGCCAGGGTGGCGTTGGCCCTAGCTCGACCCATGGCCCGcatgcaggtggaggtggagaggcaGATACAGCTGCACAGACGCTCACCTGTGGCTGACATG CTTCCCCATTTGCCTCACATCAGTGAGTGCTTGATGAAGAGGAATTTGAGGCGGGGGGACATGAGGGACATGAGTCTCGGACAGCTGCAAGTCATCACAAATGACCTACACTCACAGATCCAGA GTTTGAATGAAGAGCTGGTGCAGTTGCTGCTAATGAGGGATGAGCTGCATGTGGAGCAGGACGCCATGCTGGTGGACATAGAGGACCTCACCAG GCACGCTCACAGCCACCATCGACAGCAGGCAGACAAAGCCATCTCTAAATAA